In Fusobacterium perfoetens, the sequence AAGGCGGAATAAAAGAAGGAACTTCTTTTGAAGATTTACCACATGACTGGGTATGTCCTTTATGTAAAAAAGGAAAAGAAGTTTTTGAAAAAGTAGAAGAAAAATAATTTTAAAAATTAAGTGTGGTTTTAAAAGCCACACTTTTTTATTTTTTAATATTTTATAGAAATATTATACTTTTTTAAATAAAAATGTAATTATTACATTTTTATACTTGATATATTTTTATTTTTGTGATATAATCAAAATATAAAGATTTCATAGGAGGTTTTTATGGAAAGATTAACAAATGAAGAAACTTTAAATATAATAAAGACTATGAAAGAAAATGGACAATATGAAAAATTTCAAGAAATGATACTTGATGATTTTGAAGAACATAATATTGTCTATACTTTAGATAATGATGAAATAATTGCTCTAGCTTATAAAAATAATACAATTCCTTTTAAAATGCAAGAGTTTTATAATTGGCATGAAATAAATATTTTAACAGAAGAGGATTTAGATTAAAATGGAAAACTTAGATCTTTATCAATCTGAACTTAAAAAAATATTAAAGGGCTGTGACAGTTGTAGGGCAAAGATGTGTAATGTTTGTCCCAATGGAAAAAGGAAAAAAATATTAAGAGCTAGAATAAAAGAGCTATCCCCTACTAAAGAAACTTGGCTAGAAAGATTAAAAAATTTCTTTAGTTAAATGTATAAATTAAACTTTGTCTAAAAAGAGTTATCACTAGTTGGTAACTTTTTTTATTTATAATTTAATAATATTTTATAAAAATATGTTATAATAAAATTAAAATTAATAATAAGGAGGTTTTATTTTGACAAATCCAAAAACTGCTCTTGAACTTATGAAAGCTAGATATGAAGCATATGTATCTGGAGATATTGATTTTATAAAAAAGACTCACGATCCTAAAACAGCAAGGGGAATTAATTGGAAAGATGCTGAAGAATGGTCTAAAAATTCTAAATGGCTTGGACTCGAAATTATAGAAACTGTTCGTGGAACTCAATTTGATATTGATGGAATAGTTGAGTTTAAAGCAACATATATTGATCTTACAACAAATGAGGAAATAGTTCATCACGAAAGAAGTTACTTTGTAAAAAAAGGTCGTCATTGGTACTATAAAGGTTGGCTTCCAATCTCTGAATAATATTTAAAACAAAAAAGCTGGAGAATTTCCAGCTTTTTTTGTCTTATCATATTTATTTCTAGAGGATTATCTAACTAACCATCCACCATCTACTGCTAATATATGTCCGTTTACATAATCTGCTGCTCTACTTGCTAAAAATACTACTGTTCCCATTAAATCAAATGGTTCTGCCCATCTATCTGCTGGGATTCTTGATAATATTTCTGCATTTCTTTTTTCATCTGCTCTTATTGGTGCTGTGTTTGCTGTTTTTATATATCCTGGTGCTATTGCGTTTACTTGGATATTTTTACAAGCTAATTCATTTGCAAATGCTTTTGTTATTCCTGCTACTCCATGTTTACTTGCTGTGTAAGGTGGTACAAATTTTCCTCCTTGGAATGAAAGCATTGAAGCTATATTGATTATTTTTCCGCTTCCTTGTTCTACCATTACTTTTGCTACGTCTTGACTCATATAGTATACAGCGTTTAAGTTTATGTTCATTACTGCTTCCCAGTCAGAATCTTTGTATTCTAATAATGGAGCTCTTCTTATTGTTCCTGCATTATTTACTAATATATCTATTTTTCCATAAACTCTTTTACATTCTTCTACAGAAGCTGTTACTTGCGCTCTATCTGTTAAGTCAGCTTGGAAAAAGTGAATTTTTCTTCCTTCTGCTTCTACTAATTTTCTTGTTTCTTCCCAATCTCTATCATAAGTTACTACAAATAAATCTGCACCAGCTTTTGCAAAAGCTACTACATATCCTTGTCCTAATCCTGTATTTCCTCCAGTTACTATTGCTACTTTTCCTTTTAATGAGAAAAAGTCCATTGAAAATTCATTTAACATTTTTTCCTCCTAAATTTCCCTATATTTTATTATCTTAAATCTTCCATTGCAACATGATCCATATCTGTGAATGTTTGATTTTCTCCTACCATTCCCCAAATAAATGTATATCCTCCTGTACCTACTCCACTGTGGATTGACCAAGATGGAGATATTACAGCTTCATCATTTTTCATAACTATGTGTCTTGTCTCTGTTGGTTCTCCCATTAAGTGGAATATTCTTGTATCTTCTGCCATATCAAAGTAGAAATATACTTCCATTCTTCTGTCATGAGTATGACAAGGCATACTATTCCATACTGATCCATCTTCTAAAGCTGTCATTCCCATTACTAATTGACAACTATCTAATACATCTGGATGGATATATTGGTTTATTGTTCTTTTGTTTGATGTTTCTATACTTCCTAAGTGAACTTTTCTCGCATCAGCTAATCCTATTTTTTTAGTTGGATAAGCTTTATGCGCTGGAGCTGAGTTCATATAGAATTTAGGTGGATTTTCTGGGTCTACTCCTTTAAATAGAACTTCTTTTACTCCCATTCCTACATAGATAGCGTCTTTAAAATCTAATTCATATTCTACACCATCTAAAGAAATAACTCCTTTTCCTCCTACGTTTATTACTCCTAATTCTCTTCTTTCTAAAAAGAAATTAGAACCTAATTCTTTACTTCCTTCTAATTTTATAGCTTCAGTTGTTGGACAAGCTCCTCCAACAATGATTCTATCATAGTGAGAATAAACTAATTTTATATTATTTGGTGTAAAAAGATCTTGAATTAAATATTCCTCTCTTAATCTTGCAGTATCATAATGTTTTGCATCTTTGTTACTTGAAGCATAACGAATTTCCATTTTTCCTCCTTAAAAATATATATTTTTTAAATAAGTTTGAGACTGATATACACCAGTCTCAAATTTTTAATTATTTTATTAGTCCGAATATTTGTGGTAAGAATAGTGAAAAACTTGGTACAAAAGTTACTAAGAATAATATTAATATTGTAACGGCGTAGAATGGTAGTAACCACTTAAAGACTTCCTCAATGGTTACATTACCAATCTTACATCCAGTAAACAGTATAGGTCCAACAGGTGGTGTAATTGTTCCTATACAAAGGTTAAATACTAACA encodes:
- the rd gene encoding rubredoxin, yielding MEKYICKICKYVYDPAKGDAKGGIKEGTSFEDLPHDWVCPLCKKGKEVFEKVEEK
- a CDS encoding YchJ family protein; this encodes MTNPKTALELMKARYEAYVSGDIDFIKKTHDPKTARGINWKDAEEWSKNSKWLGLEIIETVRGTQFDIDGIVEFKATYIDLTTNEEIVHHERSYFVKKGRHWYYKGWLPISE
- the kduD gene encoding 2-dehydro-3-deoxy-D-gluconate 5-dehydrogenase KduD; protein product: MLNEFSMDFFSLKGKVAIVTGGNTGLGQGYVVAFAKAGADLFVVTYDRDWEETRKLVEAEGRKIHFFQADLTDRAQVTASVEECKRVYGKIDILVNNAGTIRRAPLLEYKDSDWEAVMNINLNAVYYMSQDVAKVMVEQGSGKIINIASMLSFQGGKFVPPYTASKHGVAGITKAFANELACKNIQVNAIAPGYIKTANTAPIRADEKRNAEILSRIPADRWAEPFDLMGTVVFLASRAADYVNGHILAVDGGWLVR
- the kduI gene encoding 5-dehydro-4-deoxy-D-glucuronate isomerase, with protein sequence MEIRYASSNKDAKHYDTARLREEYLIQDLFTPNNIKLVYSHYDRIIVGGACPTTEAIKLEGSKELGSNFFLERRELGVINVGGKGVISLDGVEYELDFKDAIYVGMGVKEVLFKGVDPENPPKFYMNSAPAHKAYPTKKIGLADARKVHLGSIETSNKRTINQYIHPDVLDSCQLVMGMTALEDGSVWNSMPCHTHDRRMEVYFYFDMAEDTRIFHLMGEPTETRHIVMKNDEAVISPSWSIHSGVGTGGYTFIWGMVGENQTFTDMDHVAMEDLR